In Salinarimonas sp., a genomic segment contains:
- a CDS encoding polysaccharide pyruvyl transferase family protein: MEPERKPVLAIFDRHSLIDGRGASWTIAPGDERGHPFLGSWPHNIGDQFVASGLGRALDVDEFYTITREATPEQFAFVNETCKAVIVVAQNAMQPGWFARHLPISYLRQLKIPLIFFSLGLQFRFGEDILLTPEDVEVLRYLHDHCVSSQVRGAMSAELLERYGIRNARVLGCPSLLFPGTPNIRVRAPSLEDVSFTITDMGRLPHLHAFQFEIMEDLLGRAGRFSVVGQGGEWVLQAFVAARDGVHPSTRIDSDVRLGPDGPVLAARGPTAPALGPGDMMHSRLDWYDLDELGRSLDWYYRDASESLRRNIKARAFFSTSLPDYVRRARDQTLYAGTRLHGNLIALTQGTPTVFAVHDYRLKDMVEFLRLPHVSYEAGPRRIALEDCDFTGFEALMPDLWNGFCDFFEENGLAHRLTRTPIGNGTQDAR; this comes from the coding sequence TTGGAACCCGAGCGCAAACCCGTCCTCGCGATCTTCGATCGACACTCGCTCATCGACGGTCGCGGCGCGAGCTGGACGATCGCGCCGGGAGACGAGCGCGGCCATCCGTTCCTCGGCAGCTGGCCCCACAACATCGGCGACCAGTTCGTGGCCTCCGGGCTCGGCCGCGCCCTCGACGTCGACGAGTTCTACACGATCACGCGCGAGGCGACCCCGGAGCAATTCGCCTTCGTGAACGAGACCTGCAAAGCGGTCATCGTCGTCGCCCAGAATGCGATGCAGCCCGGCTGGTTCGCCCGGCACCTTCCGATCTCGTACCTGCGGCAGCTGAAGATCCCGCTGATCTTCTTCTCGCTGGGGCTGCAGTTCCGGTTCGGCGAGGACATCCTCCTCACTCCCGAGGACGTGGAGGTCTTGCGCTACCTCCACGATCATTGCGTGAGCTCGCAGGTGCGGGGCGCGATGAGCGCCGAGCTGCTCGAGCGCTACGGCATCCGGAACGCCCGCGTCCTGGGCTGCCCGTCGTTGCTGTTCCCGGGCACGCCGAACATCCGGGTGCGGGCTCCGAGCCTCGAGGACGTGTCGTTCACCATCACCGACATGGGGCGCCTTCCGCATCTCCACGCCTTCCAATTCGAGATCATGGAGGACCTGCTCGGCCGCGCCGGGCGCTTCAGCGTCGTCGGGCAAGGCGGCGAATGGGTGCTCCAGGCCTTCGTGGCGGCGCGTGACGGCGTGCATCCCTCGACGCGCATCGATTCGGACGTGCGGCTCGGCCCCGACGGTCCCGTCCTCGCGGCGCGCGGCCCGACGGCGCCGGCGCTAGGCCCGGGAGACATGATGCATTCGCGCCTCGACTGGTACGACCTCGATGAGCTCGGCCGCTCGCTGGACTGGTACTATCGAGACGCATCAGAGTCGCTGCGACGCAACATAAAGGCGCGTGCATTCTTCTCCACGTCGCTGCCCGACTACGTTCGCCGGGCCCGCGACCAGACGCTCTATGCGGGCACGCGGCTGCACGGCAACCTGATCGCCCTCACCCAGGGCACGCCGACCGTGTTCGCCGTGCACGACTACAGGCTCAAGGACATGGTCGAGTTCCTGCGCCTGCCGCACGTGAGCTACGAGGCAGGACCGCGCCGGATCGCGCTCGAGGACTGCGACTTCACCGGCTTCGAGGCGCTGATGCCGGACCTCTGGAACGGTTTCTGCGACTTCTTCGAGGAGAACGGGCTCGCGCATCGCCTGACGCGCACGCCCATCGGCAACGGAACCCAGGACGCGCGATGA
- a CDS encoding glycosyltransferase family 2 protein yields the protein MSLDEQTRARVAERVSVVMPVYNRSEGVRRAVRSVLAQTTSPAEIIVVDDGSDPPLTAAQLRDVAQHVRLIRHDENRGAAAARQTGIEAARGDYIAFLDSDDVWLPDKLRAQAPLLYAAGDDLVAVACGWRFSDETGERTRLPIASADPRDFASGCWFAPGATTIVPRSAFVTVGGLDPNLPRLEDYEWFLRFALAGGRLEVAPVIGAQVAAGRRATAKAVDEAALRLSNGLARRLPPACARRLRAYLLLERAASRRNAGDRVMAAWLLFRSLLTAPRATLHLRRWWG from the coding sequence GTGAGCCTCGACGAGCAGACTCGAGCGCGCGTGGCCGAGCGCGTCAGCGTCGTCATGCCGGTCTACAACAGAAGCGAGGGCGTGCGCCGCGCCGTGCGTTCCGTGCTCGCACAAACGACGTCGCCCGCCGAGATCATCGTCGTCGATGACGGGTCCGATCCCCCGCTCACCGCCGCGCAGCTGCGGGACGTCGCTCAGCATGTCCGCCTGATCCGGCACGACGAGAATCGCGGCGCGGCGGCCGCTCGGCAGACGGGAATAGAAGCCGCACGCGGCGACTACATAGCTTTTCTCGACTCGGACGACGTCTGGCTTCCCGACAAGCTGCGCGCGCAGGCTCCGCTCTTGTACGCAGCCGGCGACGATCTCGTGGCCGTCGCATGTGGCTGGCGCTTTTCGGACGAGACCGGGGAGCGCACGAGGCTTCCGATCGCGAGCGCTGATCCGCGCGACTTCGCGAGCGGCTGCTGGTTCGCGCCCGGGGCGACGACGATCGTGCCGCGCTCCGCCTTCGTCACCGTCGGTGGCCTGGATCCCAATCTCCCACGGCTCGAAGACTACGAATGGTTCTTGCGTTTCGCTCTCGCGGGCGGCCGGCTCGAGGTCGCCCCCGTGATCGGCGCGCAGGTCGCAGCCGGGCGTCGTGCGACGGCGAAGGCCGTGGACGAGGCGGCCCTGCGATTGTCGAATGGTCTCGCACGGCGACTGCCGCCCGCGTGCGCACGACGCCTGCGGGCCTACCTTCTGCTGGAGCGCGCCGCCTCGCGTCGCAACGCCGGAGATCGCGTCATGGCCGCCTGGCTTCTGTTCCGCTCGCTTCTCACAGCGCCGCGTGCGACTCTCCACCTTCGGCGCTGGTGGGGCTGA
- a CDS encoding glycosyltransferase, whose product MTSGAQPLISIVTPVLDRAEMLREALASARSSEPDLIEHVVVDGGSSDGSADVARELGSRATVLVASGSGIYDALEIGVAHARGRYVGFLNSDDIYANGALDAVIAAIRAEPVVELLSGQAFVFDDGGGPPVPTGGRAERLLSPRALARGPIAINARFFARGLLARLGGFDPGLRISADREFLIRVARAQPSHVLLERPLYLYRRHAGSCTLGGDRGRAALTAREHLALFGGLVGGGPLPRSWRRAFLDAAAVETARLAFAAPRDALSTLREGVRRDPLLLPRVVAAAAGAASRRAARRFTVSDAIKERSAR is encoded by the coding sequence ATGACGTCTGGAGCACAGCCTCTCATCAGCATCGTCACGCCGGTCCTCGATCGAGCGGAGATGCTGCGCGAGGCTTTGGCGAGCGCCCGCTCCAGCGAGCCGGACCTGATCGAGCACGTGGTGGTCGACGGCGGCTCCTCGGACGGCTCCGCCGACGTCGCGCGGGAGCTGGGATCGCGGGCCACGGTCCTCGTGGCGTCCGGCAGCGGCATCTACGACGCCCTCGAGATCGGCGTCGCGCACGCGCGAGGACGTTACGTCGGCTTCCTCAACAGCGACGATATCTACGCGAACGGCGCGCTCGACGCGGTGATCGCCGCGATCCGCGCCGAGCCGGTGGTCGAGCTTCTCAGCGGCCAGGCCTTCGTGTTCGACGACGGCGGCGGCCCGCCCGTTCCGACGGGCGGACGGGCCGAGCGCCTGCTGAGCCCGAGGGCGCTGGCGCGCGGGCCGATCGCCATCAATGCGCGTTTCTTCGCCCGCGGCTTGCTCGCACGTCTCGGCGGCTTCGATCCCGGGCTGCGCATCAGCGCCGATCGAGAGTTCCTGATTCGGGTTGCGCGCGCGCAACCTTCCCACGTTCTGCTGGAGCGGCCGCTCTATCTCTATCGTCGCCATGCGGGCTCGTGCACCCTCGGGGGCGATCGCGGCCGAGCGGCCCTGACCGCGCGGGAGCATCTCGCACTGTTCGGCGGCCTGGTGGGTGGCGGGCCGCTGCCGCGGAGCTGGCGGCGGGCGTTTCTCGACGCGGCCGCGGTCGAGACCGCCCGGCTGGCGTTCGCCGCGCCTCGCGATGCATTGTCCACCCTGCGCGAAGGCGTCCGCCGCGATCCGTTGCTGCTACCGCGCGTCGTAGCGGCGGCCGCCGGCGCAGCGTCGCGCCGGGCGGCGCGACGGTTCACGGTCAGCGACGCGATAAAGGAGAGGTCGGCGCGATGA
- a CDS encoding polysaccharide pyruvyl transferase family protein: MSIVGFLGTSGFVPEPERFTLEDRMKAVGANSGNLMFQLAASRIIGGEQRHIGFANRSYGDAQAYKGLTHFVFPAANHLRLGSDWTLLVKFLRTIRVPLVVLGLGAQAALGADADRVAAALEADENIAEFVAVVREKAALVSVRGEFSAQVCRRLGLERVIATGCPSLMLNASPRVGATAARALADPATLAQGPFAVTAANPRELSGITERIERRLFAWLAERDGLYVQQSGPTPLMSTSGSDGLAADPDELRAAHRALAPDMRPDLFGYAFGRSTRLYFDARTWIGDLERCKFALGARLHGNMAALAAGVPGIVVPVDSRTDELADCMCLARLAADDLLEAGSLEDALQRVRFDGAAYDASRRAKAAELVAAFESIGLAPSQHLLGLARGTSDRAVSPTSAEGGESHAAL, encoded by the coding sequence ATGTCCATAGTCGGTTTCCTTGGCACGTCGGGCTTCGTCCCGGAGCCCGAGCGGTTCACGCTCGAAGATCGCATGAAGGCCGTCGGAGCCAACTCCGGCAACTTGATGTTCCAGCTCGCCGCCTCTCGAATCATCGGCGGGGAGCAGCGGCACATCGGCTTCGCCAATCGGTCCTACGGGGACGCGCAGGCGTACAAGGGTCTCACCCACTTCGTCTTCCCGGCCGCCAATCACCTGAGGCTCGGCTCGGATTGGACCCTGCTCGTCAAGTTCCTGCGGACGATCCGCGTCCCGCTGGTGGTTCTCGGCCTCGGGGCGCAGGCCGCGCTTGGGGCCGACGCGGACCGGGTGGCCGCCGCCCTCGAGGCGGACGAGAACATCGCCGAATTCGTCGCCGTCGTTCGCGAAAAGGCGGCGCTGGTTTCGGTGCGCGGCGAGTTCTCGGCGCAGGTCTGCCGCAGGCTCGGGCTCGAACGCGTGATTGCGACCGGCTGCCCGTCTCTCATGCTCAACGCGTCTCCTCGCGTCGGAGCAACGGCCGCGCGGGCGCTGGCGGATCCGGCGACGCTCGCGCAGGGTCCGTTCGCCGTGACCGCAGCGAACCCGCGGGAACTCTCCGGGATCACCGAGCGCATCGAGCGCCGTCTCTTCGCGTGGCTCGCCGAGCGCGACGGCCTGTACGTCCAGCAGTCCGGCCCGACGCCGCTGATGTCCACATCGGGCTCTGACGGGCTGGCGGCCGATCCCGACGAGCTTCGCGCCGCGCACAGAGCGCTCGCGCCCGACATGCGGCCGGACCTGTTCGGGTATGCGTTCGGCCGGTCGACCCGCCTTTATTTCGATGCGCGAACCTGGATCGGGGATCTCGAGCGCTGCAAGTTCGCGCTGGGCGCCCGACTGCACGGCAACATGGCGGCGCTCGCGGCGGGCGTGCCGGGAATCGTCGTTCCCGTGGATTCCCGCACCGACGAGCTCGCCGATTGCATGTGTCTCGCCCGTCTGGCGGCTGACGACTTGCTCGAAGCCGGCAGCCTGGAGGATGCGCTCCAGCGGGTCCGTTTCGACGGAGCGGCCTACGACGCGTCGCGGCGCGCCAAGGCGGCCGAGCTCGTCGCGGCCTTCGAGTCGATCGGGCTCGCTCCCTCGCAGCATCTGCTCGGTCTGGCCCGAGGGACGAGCGACCGGGCGGTCAGCCCCACCAGCGCCGAAGGTGGAGAGTCGCACGCGGCGCTGTGA
- a CDS encoding ABC transporter permease encodes MSQAAAPGIMPEAAVASRLHRLVYRDLPAAVRRVRRCPPGPRANVLEASRMSTHADYAARAKEDAASGETDAPSGRSFAEDIADGFSRADLAWHLANLDLRNRNRHSRIGRGWFAITQAIGVAGIGTVYGKVFGLPLDVFIPYLASGLVAWALIAGFIGEATGTFVASAPYLTQMRLPLSLFALRAVFRNAVQFSFRATVVVAAFALFGHVPGPEALLALPGVLLVLASGAGLALVGGMLGARFRDLGPFVTAILPFLFLITPIIWMADRLGDARWIVVYNPLYHYVKVVRGPLLGHDDLVTSFAVVSASTVLLLAGGAAVLRAVGRRIVFWL; translated from the coding sequence ATGTCGCAAGCCGCAGCGCCCGGGATCATGCCGGAAGCGGCGGTGGCGTCGCGCTTGCATCGGCTCGTGTATCGTGATTTACCCGCCGCCGTGCGGCGAGTTCGTAGATGTCCGCCGGGACCCCGCGCGAACGTTCTCGAGGCGAGCAGAATGAGCACGCATGCCGATTACGCAGCGCGGGCGAAGGAAGACGCCGCGTCCGGCGAGACCGATGCTCCCAGTGGGAGATCATTCGCAGAGGACATCGCGGACGGGTTTTCGCGCGCGGATCTCGCCTGGCACCTCGCCAATCTGGACTTGAGGAACAGAAATCGGCATTCGCGGATCGGGCGCGGGTGGTTCGCGATCACGCAGGCGATCGGTGTCGCTGGGATCGGCACGGTTTACGGCAAGGTGTTCGGTCTGCCGCTCGACGTGTTCATTCCCTATCTGGCCTCCGGACTCGTCGCCTGGGCCCTGATCGCCGGGTTCATCGGAGAGGCGACCGGAACCTTCGTGGCCAGCGCCCCGTATCTCACCCAGATGCGACTGCCGCTGTCGCTGTTCGCGCTTCGCGCCGTGTTCCGCAATGCGGTGCAATTCAGCTTCCGCGCCACGGTCGTCGTGGCCGCCTTCGCCTTGTTCGGCCATGTGCCGGGGCCCGAGGCGCTTCTCGCGCTTCCCGGCGTGCTGCTCGTCCTCGCCTCGGGTGCGGGGCTCGCGCTCGTCGGAGGAATGCTCGGCGCCCGCTTCCGCGACCTGGGCCCGTTCGTCACCGCCATCTTGCCTTTCCTCTTCCTGATCACGCCCATCATCTGGATGGCCGATCGGCTCGGCGACGCTCGCTGGATCGTCGTCTACAATCCGCTCTACCACTACGTCAAGGTCGTGCGGGGTCCCCTGCTCGGCCACGACGACCTCGTGACGAGCTTCGCGGTGGTGAGCGCTTCGACCGTGCTTCTCCTGGCGGGCGGGGCGGCTGTTCTGCGGGCGGTCGGTCGACGGATCGTGTTCTGGCTTTGA
- a CDS encoding FkbM family methyltransferase gives MPRRPMRDLEEFCRYLNERNLTPETVVDVGAAYGTQEILNPFPKAYHILFEPVPSFEPRMKQILRKYRGEYFTCALSDAPGEMPMRVPANGADGSTLATAGGPGTITVKVETLDRLLGPRALQGPIFLKTDCQGFDMHVMRGGREFLKRVDVAVCETNLFHPAGRPELPDFGDTVVQMRELGFAVLDIVSYQVRPFDDALGYVDLVFAREDSPLRKHHRWA, from the coding sequence ATGCCGCGCCGCCCGATGCGAGATCTGGAAGAGTTCTGTCGCTATCTCAATGAGCGGAACCTGACGCCCGAGACGGTCGTCGACGTCGGAGCGGCATACGGGACGCAGGAGATCCTCAACCCGTTCCCGAAGGCCTACCACATCTTGTTCGAGCCGGTGCCGTCTTTCGAGCCACGGATGAAGCAGATCTTGCGTAAGTACCGAGGCGAGTATTTCACCTGCGCTCTCAGCGACGCGCCCGGCGAGATGCCGATGCGCGTGCCCGCCAACGGCGCGGACGGATCGACCTTGGCCACCGCCGGCGGGCCGGGCACCATCACCGTCAAGGTGGAGACGCTCGATCGGCTGCTCGGGCCGCGCGCTCTCCAGGGTCCGATCTTCCTCAAGACGGATTGCCAGGGCTTCGACATGCACGTGATGCGCGGCGGGCGCGAGTTCCTCAAGCGCGTCGACGTCGCCGTATGCGAGACGAACCTGTTCCACCCGGCCGGGCGCCCGGAGCTGCCCGATTTCGGCGACACCGTCGTGCAGATGCGCGAGCTCGGTTTCGCCGTGCTCGACATCGTCAGCTACCAGGTTCGTCCGTTCGACGACGCGCTCGGCTACGTCGATCTCGTCTTCGCCCGCGAGGATAGTCCCCTGCGGAAGCATCATCGCTGGGCTTGA
- a CDS encoding methyltransferase domain-containing protein — MAIPQSVFDEKWYYSVELEPGRFTRGFDFKNIAAARRVLDALQVKDASIVDLSTMEGMFATLLSRRGAKVLATDTIDSTARVNLLKEAYGVNYRYFPHVPLDQTVEYLFKIQSSLSYWPMRPMKTSMQPPFGFDVVLASGVMYHVLSPLHYIMTCRRLLKNGGYLVLETACAVNDEIEMHHDYRHDSFVFGGSCSWFVSTGAIDLFLRACFLEPVGFCYVRSETKSDLQVVRLGLLAKAVEQRPFDPDFFGRIEKGEIIRNYDYKPLFESAQMTGTVSKPLPVDVEALAPLEGPLKAEHFRRHDPVAYDPSYLRLSLKDR; from the coding sequence ATGGCGATTCCGCAGAGTGTCTTCGACGAGAAGTGGTACTATTCGGTCGAGCTGGAGCCAGGGCGCTTCACCCGGGGCTTCGATTTCAAGAACATCGCCGCGGCGCGACGCGTGCTGGACGCCCTGCAAGTGAAGGACGCGTCCATAGTCGACCTGAGCACCATGGAAGGGATGTTCGCCACGCTGCTGTCTCGACGGGGTGCCAAGGTGCTCGCGACCGACACCATCGACAGCACCGCTCGCGTGAACCTCCTGAAGGAGGCTTACGGCGTCAACTATCGGTACTTCCCGCACGTGCCCCTGGACCAGACCGTCGAGTACCTCTTCAAGATCCAGTCGTCTCTCTCTTATTGGCCGATGCGGCCGATGAAGACGTCGATGCAGCCGCCGTTCGGTTTCGATGTGGTACTCGCTTCGGGTGTAATGTATCACGTCCTCAGCCCGCTGCACTACATCATGACCTGCCGACGGCTGCTCAAGAACGGTGGATATCTCGTGCTGGAAACGGCCTGTGCCGTGAACGACGAGATCGAGATGCACCACGATTATCGGCATGACAGCTTCGTGTTCGGCGGCAGTTGCTCCTGGTTCGTGAGCACCGGCGCGATCGATCTGTTTCTCCGGGCCTGCTTCCTGGAGCCGGTCGGCTTCTGCTACGTGCGTTCGGAGACGAAGTCGGATCTGCAGGTGGTGCGCTTGGGGCTCCTGGCCAAGGCTGTCGAGCAGCGCCCGTTCGATCCGGATTTCTTCGGTCGGATCGAGAAGGGCGAGATCATCCGCAACTACGATTACAAGCCTCTTTTCGAGTCTGCGCAGATGACGGGAACGGTTTCGAAGCCGTTGCCGGTCGACGTCGAAGCTCTCGCTCCCCTGGAGGGTCCGTTGAAGGCGGAGCATTTCCGCAGGCACGACCCTGTCGCCTACGATCCGTCGTATCTGCGCCTCTCCCTCAAGGATCGATGA
- a CDS encoding FkbM family methyltransferase: MTEDDRIALAAACRDADSIPKVPEAGAVVDEGGRRVQIMHNGMRVLADAYYGPWMTRLITALRGHHEPQEELVFHRALAALEDEGRTAPVMVELGGYWCYYSLWFKSAFPAGRAIVVEPIEERLAVGRLNFELNARSAEFVTAAVDAVAAPPAPFRTGAETAQVPRISLDALRGAAGVDAIDILHIDVQGWERRALLGARDTLAQGLVGWVFASTHRWLEEGRDLDLHQATLDLLTSAGYVIVAAHTPEESFTVDGLVVARHPDRHGPEAVPVSTRRG, from the coding sequence ATGACAGAAGACGACCGCATCGCCCTCGCCGCGGCCTGCCGGGACGCCGATTCCATACCCAAGGTTCCAGAGGCCGGGGCAGTCGTCGACGAGGGCGGACGCCGTGTCCAGATCATGCACAACGGCATGCGTGTGCTCGCCGACGCGTATTACGGCCCATGGATGACGCGACTCATAACCGCGCTTCGGGGCCATCACGAGCCGCAGGAAGAGCTCGTCTTCCACCGAGCGTTGGCCGCGTTGGAGGACGAAGGCCGAACGGCGCCGGTGATGGTGGAGCTCGGCGGCTACTGGTGCTACTACAGCCTTTGGTTCAAGAGCGCTTTTCCCGCCGGCCGTGCGATCGTGGTGGAGCCGATCGAGGAGCGGCTCGCGGTGGGTCGGCTCAACTTCGAGCTGAACGCGCGCTCCGCAGAATTCGTGACCGCCGCGGTCGACGCGGTGGCGGCGCCGCCGGCGCCGTTCCGGACAGGCGCGGAAACGGCGCAGGTCCCCCGAATCAGCCTCGATGCCCTTCGTGGTGCAGCGGGCGTCGACGCCATCGACATCCTGCACATCGACGTCCAGGGGTGGGAGCGGCGCGCACTGCTCGGCGCGCGCGACACGCTCGCGCAAGGTCTGGTAGGCTGGGTCTTCGCCTCGACGCATCGCTGGCTCGAAGAGGGGCGGGATCTCGACCTGCACCAAGCCACGCTTGATTTGCTCACCTCCGCCGGCTACGTGATCGTCGCCGCGCATACTCCGGAAGAGAGCTTCACGGTCGACGGCCTGGTGGTGGCCCGTCATCCGGATCGCCATGGTCCGGAAGCGGTACCCGTATCGACGCGCCGCGGCTGA
- a CDS encoding glycosyltransferase family 2 protein produces the protein MTQPLPRISIVVPCFQAAATLEATLLSLFEQTYPDLQIIVMDGGSTDGSVEIIERYADRLAFWVSAKDAGQVDALNKGFAKADGDVFGWLCADDRLLPGALHRVAREFTADPTIDVVTGGCTRDFDGKSVVYTQPAPDFIERLFITNTVEQPSTFWRAALHRRIGAVDGSMRYAFDWELWCRFTRAGARWKAIPDLLSVYYFSTTNLTSTGGRKIVDEMYRIVKTYGPYKGKIADVYMFLYKTFDLRGFYDPGARETMPAWKLAIFYFVLRWLYKRYDPASINAYNWNFASRQERGLTW, from the coding sequence ATGACGCAGCCGCTACCTCGCATCTCGATCGTGGTGCCGTGCTTCCAGGCGGCCGCCACCTTGGAGGCGACCCTCTTGTCGCTATTCGAGCAGACCTACCCCGACCTGCAGATCATCGTCATGGACGGCGGCAGCACGGACGGCAGCGTCGAGATCATCGAACGCTACGCCGACCGCCTGGCCTTCTGGGTCAGCGCGAAGGACGCTGGACAGGTCGACGCTCTCAACAAGGGGTTCGCGAAGGCCGACGGCGACGTCTTCGGTTGGCTGTGCGCCGACGACCGGCTGCTGCCCGGCGCCCTGCACCGCGTCGCCCGCGAGTTCACGGCCGACCCGACGATCGACGTCGTCACCGGCGGCTGTACCCGCGATTTCGACGGCAAGAGCGTCGTCTACACTCAACCGGCCCCGGACTTCATCGAGCGGCTGTTCATCACCAACACGGTCGAGCAACCTTCGACCTTCTGGCGAGCCGCGCTGCATCGACGGATCGGCGCAGTGGACGGGTCGATGCGCTACGCCTTCGACTGGGAGCTCTGGTGCCGGTTCACCCGGGCCGGAGCCCGTTGGAAGGCGATCCCGGACCTCCTCTCCGTGTACTACTTCTCCACCACGAACCTGACCTCGACCGGCGGCCGCAAGATCGTCGACGAGATGTACCGTATCGTAAAGACCTACGGCCCCTACAAGGGCAAGATCGCGGACGTGTACATGTTCCTGTACAAGACCTTCGATCTGCGCGGCTTCTACGATCCGGGCGCGCGCGAGACCATGCCGGCGTGGAAGCTGGCGATCTTCTACTTCGTCCTGCGCTGGCTCTACAAGCGCTACGATCCGGCATCGATCAACGCGTACAACTGGAATTTCGCGTCGCGCCAGGAGCGGGGGTTGACGTGGTGA
- a CDS encoding ABC transporter ATP-binding protein, which produces MPRVALRRVNLAYPVVGASKRLLAGADADRIGAIGRGLVGVNALRDIDLVADDGNRIGILGGNGSGKTTLLRVIAGVYPPQSGSVRVRGRLSSMLDIHTGFDPDATGAENIAVRGLFLGAARGDVPRLRDEIIAFSELGPYIDLPMRTYSAGMRMRLAFSIATAVTPDILVMDEWLSAGDAAFRRKAEARMTSLVAESRVLFMASHSSALLTKVCTRGIVLNEGRIVFDGSIEEAIAIHGLGVSGHAVSGEALPPPRREALDRDGMHQRRYADLTAIRDAVDAYRAETGAYPDTQGRWVTDRIRVGLGREWVPGIAPRFIASVPVDPEVPDADDEAQYRYKSNGTDFKLVAFRSRDLDLLEASGRADLRDPARPGWAWGYWTPSWADT; this is translated from the coding sequence ATGCCACGCGTAGCACTACGCCGGGTCAATCTCGCATATCCCGTCGTCGGCGCCAGCAAGCGTCTTCTCGCCGGCGCCGACGCCGATCGGATCGGCGCGATCGGACGTGGGCTCGTCGGCGTCAACGCGCTCCGCGACATCGATCTCGTCGCCGACGACGGGAATAGGATCGGTATCCTGGGCGGCAACGGCTCAGGAAAGACCACGCTCCTGCGTGTCATCGCCGGCGTGTATCCGCCCCAGAGCGGCAGCGTTCGGGTGAGAGGTCGACTCTCCTCCATGCTCGACATCCACACGGGTTTCGACCCCGACGCGACCGGAGCGGAGAACATCGCGGTGCGCGGGCTCTTCCTGGGCGCGGCGCGCGGTGACGTACCGCGCCTGCGCGACGAGATCATCGCCTTCAGCGAGCTCGGCCCCTACATCGACCTCCCGATGCGGACTTATTCGGCCGGGATGCGGATGCGGCTCGCGTTCTCGATCGCGACGGCGGTCACGCCCGATATCCTCGTGATGGACGAGTGGCTTTCAGCCGGAGACGCCGCCTTTCGCCGCAAGGCGGAAGCGCGGATGACGTCGCTCGTCGCCGAGTCGCGCGTGCTGTTCATGGCCTCTCATTCCAGCGCGCTGCTGACCAAGGTCTGCACTCGCGGCATCGTCCTCAACGAGGGCCGGATCGTGTTCGACGGCTCGATCGAGGAGGCCATCGCAATCCACGGCCTCGGCGTCTCGGGGCACGCCGTCAGCGGCGAAGCCTTGCCCCCGCCGCGACGCGAGGCGCTCGATCGCGATGGTATGCACCAGCGGCGCTACGCCGATCTGACGGCTATCCGTGACGCGGTGGACGCTTATCGTGCGGAGACGGGCGCCTACCCGGACACCCAGGGCCGCTGGGTCACCGACCGGATCCGCGTCGGCCTCGGCCGCGAATGGGTGCCGGGCATCGCGCCTCGGTTCATCGCCTCGGTGCCGGTGGATCCCGAGGTTCCCGACGCCGACGACGAGGCGCAGTACCGCTACAAGTCGAACGGCACCGACTTCAAGCTCGTGGCTTTCCGCAGCCGCGACCTGGACTTGCTCGAGGCATCGGGTCGCGCGGACCTGCGCGACCCTGCCCGGCCCGGCTGGGCGTGGGGGTATTGGACCCCGTCCTGGGCCGACACCTGA